The Sinomicrobium kalidii genome contains a region encoding:
- a CDS encoding SusC/RagA family TonB-linked outer membrane protein, with protein sequence MLVPFAVLALVHTIALGKATDKWGIDSKISINVENATLDDIFSILEKKTAFHFNYGGDIMKDTRTFSLTYSNKPLHAILDALAGSAEVQYNVSGKTILIKKKNPGRAGNQQQTLNGKVVDASGQPLPGASVMEKGTSNGVATDFDGNFTINVSGNNAVLIVSYIGFVTREVTVPDDSNTVTISLKEDAQGLDEVVVTALGITREEKKIGYATQDIELGTIEEVSTPNVGNLFSGQVAGLSVTNPTGLFQSPSFSLRGKTPLIVIDGIPVETDFFDVSSNDIADINVLKGTTASALYGSRGRNGAILITTKNATEEGLEISVSHNTMVTAGFTAFPETQTEYGNGSNGKYEFWDGQDGGISDGDMIWGPKFEPGVMIPQWNSPIRDNETGETIPWWGDVSGTEYNDKSRYSRVPIPWEYHDNLKDFLETGYVSTTDFAIAHKGKKGTFRISGMFSEQKDRVPNASLKRGGLSFKATTKLTDRLTLDSKLAYNKVYSPNYPRHGYGPKNHMYTILIWMGDDVNGKELREHLYVPGQEGYRQANWNYAWYNNPYFAAYELNQTYDANVINSQLKLNYEVTDDLNLQARASAVLKDRFEDRQSPKSYLNYSDPRDGDYKTWNRERLNVDYDILATYNKSVSDNFGFTVNAGASAFYRKFQEEYNATDGLAEPWVYSLNNSRGSLKGSTYLEEKAIHSIYATAELDIYNALFLNFAARNDWSSTLPESSRSYFYPSLSASTLVSNYIKLPKAIDFLKLYGSWAEVSSDLDPYEITPYYINDANGENEKTFGSTPRITYPGGIVNPNIKPEKSTSFELGMNSSFLTGRLKLGFTYYNVVDTNQIIDLPISIASGFGSRKVNGNEYTTNGYEVVLNATPVLTDDFRWDITTNWSTWEKKITGIYGGQERFGDLYLNDRADSFYAEVWQKAPDGQLILNDEGLPVKDNFKQKIGHRAPDWLLGLQNSFRYKKFTLNVGIDGVWGGIMRSQTIEKMWWGGKHPNSTEYRDAEYAAGEPVYVPEGVNVVSGELNQDVNGNVISDTRVFGENTTAVNWQTWSQNYPYRARVTTDENEKFANVFDRTFFKLRSVSLKYDFTDLLNIGGVQHIDMTLNGYNLLVWKKADIIDPDFGSGRSEENNRPETHYGDDNNLQDPSSRYIGLGINVKF encoded by the coding sequence ATGTTGGTACCGTTTGCGGTACTGGCACTTGTACACACCATTGCCCTTGGAAAAGCGACGGACAAATGGGGTATCGATTCAAAAATAAGCATAAATGTGGAGAATGCTACGCTGGACGATATTTTTTCCATCCTTGAAAAAAAGACCGCTTTTCACTTCAATTACGGCGGGGACATTATGAAAGATACGAGAACGTTCTCGCTCACGTACAGTAATAAACCACTGCATGCCATTCTCGATGCACTGGCCGGTAGTGCGGAGGTACAGTATAATGTTTCCGGGAAGACGATCCTGATCAAAAAGAAAAATCCGGGTCGTGCCGGAAATCAGCAGCAAACCCTGAACGGGAAAGTTGTTGATGCATCAGGACAGCCGTTGCCGGGGGCAAGTGTAATGGAAAAAGGAACATCCAACGGGGTGGCTACCGATTTTGACGGTAACTTCACTATAAATGTTTCGGGGAACAATGCGGTTTTGATCGTATCCTATATCGGGTTCGTAACCCGGGAAGTCACGGTTCCGGATGACAGTAACACTGTAACCATCTCACTGAAAGAAGATGCCCAGGGACTGGATGAGGTGGTAGTGACTGCTTTGGGAATTACCAGGGAAGAGAAAAAAATAGGATATGCTACCCAGGATATAGAATTAGGTACCATAGAAGAAGTGAGCACCCCGAATGTGGGTAACCTTTTTTCCGGACAGGTAGCCGGTCTTTCCGTAACCAATCCCACCGGACTGTTCCAGTCGCCGTCTTTTTCTTTGAGGGGAAAAACGCCGCTTATTGTTATTGACGGTATCCCGGTGGAAACCGATTTCTTTGATGTTTCCTCCAATGATATCGCAGATATAAACGTCCTGAAAGGGACTACGGCATCGGCCCTTTACGGTTCGAGGGGACGGAACGGTGCGATACTCATCACTACTAAAAATGCTACCGAAGAAGGCCTGGAAATATCGGTGTCCCACAATACCATGGTCACAGCCGGTTTTACCGCCTTTCCCGAAACGCAGACCGAATACGGGAACGGATCTAACGGTAAATATGAATTCTGGGACGGACAGGACGGAGGGATTTCCGACGGCGATATGATCTGGGGGCCCAAGTTCGAACCCGGGGTCATGATCCCCCAGTGGAACAGCCCGATCCGGGACAATGAGACCGGGGAAACCATTCCCTGGTGGGGTGACGTGTCCGGTACGGAATACAACGATAAGTCGCGGTATTCCAGGGTGCCCATTCCCTGGGAGTATCACGATAACCTGAAAGACTTCCTGGAAACAGGCTATGTGAGCACTACCGACTTTGCCATTGCACACAAGGGCAAAAAAGGGACGTTCAGAATATCGGGAATGTTCTCCGAACAGAAGGACAGGGTGCCCAATGCCAGCCTTAAAAGGGGAGGGTTGAGTTTTAAGGCGACCACCAAACTGACGGACCGGCTTACCCTGGACAGTAAACTCGCTTACAACAAAGTGTATTCGCCAAACTATCCCAGGCACGGTTACGGCCCCAAAAACCACATGTATACCATTCTGATATGGATGGGCGATGATGTCAACGGAAAAGAACTCCGCGAACACCTCTATGTTCCGGGGCAGGAGGGATACCGTCAGGCCAACTGGAATTATGCCTGGTACAACAACCCTTATTTTGCGGCATACGAACTGAATCAGACTTACGATGCCAATGTGATTAACAGCCAGTTAAAGCTCAACTATGAGGTTACGGATGATCTTAACCTGCAGGCAAGGGCTTCCGCGGTGCTCAAAGACCGGTTTGAAGACCGGCAAAGTCCGAAATCATATCTCAACTACAGCGATCCGAGAGATGGCGATTATAAAACCTGGAACAGGGAACGACTGAATGTGGATTACGATATCCTGGCCACATATAACAAATCTGTCAGCGACAATTTCGGCTTTACCGTCAATGCCGGTGCTTCTGCCTTTTACCGTAAATTCCAGGAAGAATACAATGCCACCGACGGGCTTGCCGAACCCTGGGTGTACAGCCTGAATAACAGCAGGGGAAGCCTTAAGGGAAGCACTTACCTGGAAGAAAAGGCAATACACAGTATATACGCTACCGCAGAGCTGGACATTTACAATGCCCTGTTCCTTAATTTTGCCGCCCGTAACGACTGGTCTTCCACGCTTCCCGAATCAAGCAGGTCCTATTTTTACCCGTCTTTGTCGGCGAGCACCCTGGTGTCCAATTATATAAAACTACCTAAAGCGATCGACTTCCTGAAGCTCTACGGTTCCTGGGCGGAAGTATCAAGCGATCTCGATCCTTACGAGATAACACCGTACTATATCAACGACGCCAACGGGGAAAATGAAAAGACCTTTGGCTCCACACCGAGGATCACCTATCCCGGCGGAATTGTAAACCCGAATATCAAACCGGAGAAATCAACCTCGTTTGAACTGGGTATGAACTCGTCTTTCCTGACCGGCAGGTTAAAACTGGGTTTTACCTATTACAATGTGGTAGATACCAACCAGATCATAGATTTGCCGATTTCCATTGCCTCCGGATTCGGAAGCAGAAAGGTAAACGGCAACGAATACACTACCAACGGCTATGAAGTGGTTTTAAATGCCACCCCGGTACTTACGGATGATTTTCGCTGGGACATTACCACAAACTGGAGCACATGGGAAAAGAAGATCACGGGCATTTACGGAGGCCAGGAACGGTTTGGCGACCTGTACCTGAACGACCGTGCCGATAGTTTTTATGCCGAAGTGTGGCAAAAGGCCCCGGACGGTCAGCTCATCTTGAATGATGAAGGGCTTCCGGTTAAAGACAACTTCAAACAGAAAATAGGGCACAGGGCGCCCGATTGGTTGCTGGGACTGCAAAACAGCTTTAGATACAAAAAATTCACCCTGAATGTCGGGATAGACGGAGTATGGGGCGGTATTATGAGGTCACAGACCATAGAAAAGATGTGGTGGGGAGGCAAGCATCCCAACTCCACCGAATACAGGGATGCCGAATATGCCGCAGGGGAACCGGTTTACGTGCCCGAAGGCGTGAATGTGGTCAGCGGGGAACTGAACCAGGATGTGAACGGGAATGTTATATCCGATACCAGGGTGTTCGGGGAAAACACAACGGCAGTGAACTGGCAGACCTGGAGCCAGAATTATCCCTACAGGGCCCGGGTAACTACCGACGAAAATGAAAAGTTTGCCAACGTTTTTGACCGCACGTTTTTCAAACTCCGCAGCGTAAGCCTTAAATACGATTTTACCGACCTGTTGAATATAGGCGGAGTGCAACATATAGATATGACGCTCAACGGGTACAACCTGCTCGTGTGGAAAAAAGCCGATATCATCGATCCCGATTTCGGTAGCGGAAGGTCTGAAGAAAACAACCGGCCCGAAACGCATTACGGCGATGATAATAACCTCCAGGACCCTTCGTCCAGGTATATAGGGCTGGGTATAAATGTGAAATTTTAA
- a CDS encoding SusD/RagB family nutrient-binding outer membrane lipoprotein, which yields MKKITILLVVTGILALSGCSDLTEINENPNNVDVTHPQLLLTDISFRAFQVEGTGPMYASRMLVQTDGENNNQYYNWNRAGFNDYNRLRDVTKMMEEATRMESDTYKALARFFRAYYFYKLTLTFGDIPYNDALQGEEGEVYSPEYDSQKEVFLGILKELEEANTLLENSTEVAVDGDIIFDGDPVKWRKLINAYRLKILMTLSGKEADADLNIKNTFASIYNNQPILQSNDDNAQLEFIDQDGSRYTEYNSSGYGSGMYMDSTFIKKLQDRKDPRLFIFCGMTRNAKEGGLAENDFDAYEGGNPLAPYAEVNDKAAEGNASKVNERYTKHPTTEPHNILGYAEVEFILAEAALRGWISSDARMHYENGVKASFKFYNTYATGYKNEVSNYTEYVTDAAAETYLAGEQVDFTRAVSFEEKLERIMTQKYFTSFLQSGWRMYFDQLRTGYPEFIHNPGATPPTRWIYPESEYIQNTDNVSRAIADQFGDGNDKIREIPWWLQ from the coding sequence ATGAAAAAGATCACCATACTATTAGTCGTAACGGGAATACTGGCACTTTCCGGGTGCAGCGACCTTACGGAAATCAACGAGAACCCGAACAATGTGGATGTTACACACCCGCAGTTGTTGCTTACCGACATCTCTTTCAGGGCATTCCAGGTAGAAGGAACGGGCCCCATGTATGCCTCCAGGATGCTGGTGCAGACCGACGGGGAGAACAACAACCAGTATTACAACTGGAACCGGGCCGGTTTTAACGATTATAACAGGCTCAGGGACGTAACCAAGATGATGGAAGAGGCCACGCGAATGGAAAGCGATACCTATAAAGCACTGGCCAGGTTCTTCAGGGCATATTACTTTTATAAACTGACCCTGACTTTCGGTGATATCCCCTATAATGATGCCCTTCAGGGCGAAGAAGGGGAGGTTTATTCCCCGGAATACGATTCGCAGAAGGAAGTGTTCCTCGGTATTCTGAAAGAGCTGGAAGAGGCCAATACCCTTTTGGAGAACAGTACCGAAGTAGCTGTGGACGGCGATATTATTTTTGACGGGGACCCCGTGAAATGGAGAAAACTGATCAATGCATACCGGTTAAAAATACTAATGACCCTTTCCGGAAAGGAAGCAGATGCCGATCTCAATATAAAGAACACTTTTGCTTCCATCTATAACAACCAGCCCATTCTGCAATCAAATGACGATAATGCCCAGCTGGAGTTCATAGACCAGGACGGCAGCCGTTACACCGAGTACAATTCCAGCGGTTACGGGTCGGGGATGTACATGGATTCCACATTTATCAAAAAATTGCAGGACAGGAAAGACCCGAGACTGTTCATCTTTTGCGGTATGACGAGAAACGCCAAGGAAGGCGGGTTGGCGGAGAACGATTTCGATGCGTATGAAGGCGGAAACCCGCTCGCCCCTTATGCAGAGGTCAACGATAAGGCCGCAGAAGGAAATGCTTCCAAGGTAAACGAAAGGTATACCAAACACCCCACCACAGAACCCCATAACATCCTTGGTTATGCCGAAGTAGAATTTATCCTGGCAGAGGCCGCCCTGAGGGGCTGGATATCTTCCGATGCACGGATGCATTACGAAAACGGGGTAAAAGCTTCGTTTAAATTTTACAATACCTATGCCACCGGGTATAAGAACGAGGTTTCCAATTATACAGAATATGTTACCGACGCTGCTGCCGAAACTTACCTTGCGGGAGAGCAGGTGGATTTTACCCGGGCCGTTTCCTTCGAAGAAAAGCTGGAACGTATTATGACACAAAAATACTTTACTTCTTTCCTGCAGTCGGGTTGGAGGATGTATTTCGACCAGTTACGTACGGGATATCCGGAATTTATTCACAATCCCGGAGCAACGCCCCCGACACGCTGGATATATCCCGAAAGTGAATATATCCAGAATACGGACAACGTTTCCCGGGCCATAGCCGACCAGTTCGGGGACGGGAACGATAAGATACGGGAAATTCCCTGGTGGTTGCAGTAA
- a CDS encoding fibronectin type III domain-containing protein, with the protein MKRIQLNIIFIFVTGWGIITGNAQNIEIQPYLQDAGPESVTVMWQTDSGEESIVEWGVSPDLGNVTTGSATDINFTGTRVHKVKLIGLKRFTVYYYRVKTGKATSDVYQFKTPPFSSDGESFRFLAMSDMQYDRDAPDKFYEVVNEGILAYLKKEFEGTVPDNLAMILIPGDLVENGARFHQWGDHFFRPAEKLFSSVPVYPVPGNHERNSVFFFKYFSLPENGSPEYAEHWWYKDYGNTRILGLDSNQGYRDIKEQMVWLEKVLEETANSKEIDFVFAQMHHPHKSELWIPGEEDFTGEVVKRLEKFTDETGKPSVHFFGHTHGYSRGQSKDHKHLWINVATAGGAIDNWGEFEGRDYDEFTVTQDEYGFVMVEVAPGEGNPKFTVKRISRGNQYRKKDNELTDSITVWRYGKAPATPEGVYPAGKNVDPEELVLKASGFKSDRKGAFHAASNWQISTTPGFSDMVVDSWKQYENRYYNENRQAGDDLTDEKIYRLLKPGTTYYWRVRYRDQNLNWSKWSPVRSFVTNRE; encoded by the coding sequence ATGAAACGAATACAACTTAATATAATTTTCATTTTTGTCACGGGCTGGGGTATTATTACCGGAAATGCACAAAACATTGAAATACAGCCTTACCTTCAGGATGCCGGCCCCGAATCGGTAACCGTTATGTGGCAAACCGACAGTGGAGAAGAAAGTATTGTGGAATGGGGGGTGTCCCCGGACCTCGGTAATGTAACGACGGGTTCGGCTACGGATATAAATTTTACCGGAACACGTGTCCACAAGGTAAAACTGATCGGACTGAAACGGTTTACCGTATATTATTACCGCGTAAAAACCGGGAAAGCAACATCCGATGTTTACCAGTTTAAAACCCCGCCTTTTTCATCCGATGGGGAGTCGTTCCGTTTTCTGGCCATGAGCGATATGCAATATGACAGGGATGCCCCCGACAAATTTTACGAGGTGGTGAATGAAGGGATACTGGCATACCTGAAAAAGGAATTTGAAGGGACCGTTCCCGACAACCTGGCCATGATCCTGATCCCGGGAGATCTCGTAGAGAACGGGGCCAGGTTCCATCAGTGGGGAGACCATTTTTTCCGGCCGGCAGAAAAGTTGTTTTCCAGTGTCCCCGTCTATCCCGTTCCGGGAAACCACGAGCGGAATTCCGTGTTTTTCTTTAAATATTTCAGCCTCCCCGAAAACGGAAGTCCGGAATATGCAGAGCACTGGTGGTACAAAGACTATGGCAATACGCGTATTCTGGGCCTGGATTCCAATCAGGGCTACAGGGATATCAAAGAACAGATGGTATGGCTCGAAAAAGTACTGGAAGAAACGGCAAACAGTAAAGAAATAGATTTTGTTTTTGCGCAAATGCACCATCCTCATAAATCGGAACTGTGGATTCCGGGAGAAGAAGACTTTACCGGGGAAGTGGTAAAAAGACTGGAAAAGTTCACCGATGAAACGGGAAAGCCCAGCGTTCACTTTTTCGGGCATACTCACGGGTATTCCAGGGGGCAGTCCAAAGATCACAAACACCTGTGGATAAATGTGGCCACGGCAGGAGGGGCTATTGACAACTGGGGTGAATTCGAAGGCAGGGACTATGACGAGTTTACCGTAACCCAGGATGAATACGGCTTTGTTATGGTAGAGGTGGCACCCGGTGAGGGGAATCCGAAGTTTACCGTAAAACGTATAAGCAGGGGCAACCAGTACCGGAAAAAAGACAATGAACTTACAGACAGCATTACAGTATGGAGATACGGCAAAGCCCCGGCAACACCGGAAGGTGTCTATCCTGCGGGAAAGAATGTAGATCCGGAGGAACTGGTCTTAAAGGCATCAGGATTTAAAAGTGACAGGAAAGGGGCTTTTCATGCCGCATCGAACTGGCAGATAAGCACCACTCCCGGTTTTTCAGATATGGTGGTGGATAGCTGGAAGCAATACGAAAACCGGTATTACAACGAAAACAGGCAGGCCGGGGATGACCTGACGGACGAAAAAATTTACAGGTTGTTAAAACCGGGCACAACCTACTACTGGAGGGTACGCTACAGGGACCAGAACCTGAACTGGAGCAAATGGTCCCCGGTGCGGTCCTTTGTGACAAACCGGGAATGA
- a CDS encoding PhoX family protein, with protein sequence MKRINLLYKLLIIPVLGLLLFSCDGEDGADGIDGTDGADGVDGEDGEDLTGQPTMFENKSGTKPLVALSGQFNFVEAYALVSTPDVIGDNFQLAGSADGAGFLNNDDGYMYVVNCEDSYAVSRIFFDEHMNPVSGDYLLNSGVSDYARQCSATMWEAAVHGGSRDLFLSASESINYDVKGIDPWVENPTPTADFGLDALGEFSWENAVPLPKDAYSGKTVIIGGDDDSSDSEGQVILYYSENGDDDLENGKIYVLKTKQVSDGADGVTAVEEDMAYNEASFDRGVTYEVEFVEIEDGASKTHVEMETACMDANATQFMRVEDVDYQKGSDENAKNVYFAVTGRGPGRGTYNDWGTVYKLELDADSPLTGKLTQVISGNTNTNNMDGNLAELQSPDNICVTENFIYIQEDPNSFDRGHPAYIYQSDLNGANISKVLELVVRQDLDPDFSSGFSGEFGSLIDVSDKVGVPGTFILAVQPHYWESEDFMNLDGHTNAEREDDQASQIVLLKGLPR encoded by the coding sequence ATGAAAAGAATTAACCTGCTTTACAAACTCTTGATTATTCCCGTATTGGGATTGTTACTCTTTAGCTGTGACGGAGAAGATGGTGCCGACGGCATTGACGGAACCGATGGTGCAGATGGCGTGGATGGAGAAGACGGGGAAGACCTTACCGGGCAACCCACCATGTTCGAGAACAAATCGGGGACAAAACCCCTGGTAGCGCTATCCGGTCAGTTCAATTTTGTGGAAGCCTACGCACTGGTCAGTACGCCCGACGTTATAGGAGACAACTTTCAACTGGCCGGTTCTGCCGATGGAGCCGGGTTTTTAAATAATGACGACGGCTATATGTATGTGGTGAACTGTGAAGACAGCTATGCCGTTTCCAGGATTTTTTTCGATGAACATATGAACCCCGTATCGGGCGACTACCTATTGAATTCCGGGGTTTCGGATTATGCCAGGCAGTGTTCCGCCACCATGTGGGAAGCTGCCGTTCACGGCGGTTCCCGGGATTTGTTCCTTTCTGCTTCAGAGAGCATCAACTATGACGTTAAAGGTATAGATCCCTGGGTGGAAAACCCCACGCCGACTGCCGATTTCGGACTGGATGCCCTGGGAGAGTTCTCCTGGGAGAATGCCGTCCCGTTACCCAAAGATGCCTATTCCGGGAAAACGGTGATCATTGGCGGGGATGATGATTCGAGCGATTCCGAAGGCCAGGTGATATTGTATTACTCCGAAAACGGGGACGACGACCTGGAGAATGGTAAAATATACGTCTTAAAGACCAAACAGGTTTCCGACGGGGCCGATGGCGTTACTGCCGTAGAAGAAGATATGGCCTATAACGAGGCCAGTTTTGACAGGGGAGTGACCTACGAAGTTGAATTTGTTGAAATTGAAGACGGGGCCTCCAAGACACATGTCGAAATGGAAACGGCCTGTATGGATGCCAATGCCACCCAGTTTATGCGGGTAGAAGATGTCGATTATCAAAAAGGTTCTGACGAAAATGCGAAAAATGTGTACTTCGCAGTAACGGGAAGGGGCCCCGGACGAGGCACGTATAACGACTGGGGAACTGTTTACAAACTGGAACTGGATGCCGATTCGCCCCTGACCGGTAAACTGACACAGGTGATCAGCGGGAATACCAATACCAATAATATGGACGGTAACCTGGCCGAATTACAGAGCCCGGACAATATTTGTGTGACCGAGAACTTTATCTACATACAGGAAGACCCCAATTCTTTTGACAGGGGCCATCCGGCCTATATCTATCAGTCCGACCTTAACGGGGCTAATATTTCCAAAGTACTGGAACTGGTGGTACGGCAGGACCTCGATCCCGATTTCAGCTCCGGTTTTAGCGGGGAGTTCGGATCGCTGATCGATGTTTCGGATAAAGTAGGGGTTCCCGGGACTTTTATCCTTGCCGTCCAGCCGCATTACTGGGAAAGCGAGGATTTCATGAACCTCGACGGGCATACCAATGCGGAACGCGAAGATGACCAGGCTTCCCAGATCGTATTATTAAAAGGATTACCGAGATAA
- a CDS encoding cytochrome-c peroxidase, translating to MRKKTFFIVLIIFIGYSCKKEDLKKIPGWENTRNYYLEAITDAISYADSLKAEGVKGKNAKKMFKKLRTAFKKSEPYASYLNPEVGHRVNGPALPVFKEDNQKVLAPVGLQKIEESIYEGGVSDTDFRYEVDITRGMLEVLKKDMEKRALNPQRFFVATHQQLFRIISFSTSGFDTPVSYLSMDEIEVSLDALRETYNRSIRDIVREKDDTLNKRFLEALERAENYASSHPDFETFDRFTFIRDYMNPVTRTWVDIRKTSGIWEASDDFPFNFDAPTFFEEDSFNPAYFTSNTNKNPSRAQTELGKKLFFEPGLSANGTMACATCHIPEKAYTDGLVTNTDNKGKPLLRNTPTLLNVAFQKSFFWDGRAEDLLSQISSVFTDKDEFNVTVHEFNTDILKDSAYHEKFKKAFGNVPKNNLNIIKAISSYISTLNNFDSKFDRNIRGEEATFTAAEKQGFNLFMGKALCATCHFIPLTNGTVPPFFNDTEKEVIGVPETAGNNALDDDYGFYWKYNEAIHKGMFKTPTIRNIAETAPYMHNGVYNTLEEVVNFYNLGGGGGLGFELPHQTLPFDNLDLTDEEQNAIVAFMKTLSGSEDVDKY from the coding sequence ATGCGAAAAAAGACTTTTTTTATAGTACTTATAATATTCATCGGATATTCCTGTAAAAAGGAAGACCTGAAAAAGATACCCGGCTGGGAAAACACGCGGAATTATTACTTGGAAGCCATAACCGATGCCATTAGCTATGCCGATTCCCTGAAAGCTGAAGGTGTTAAGGGCAAGAATGCCAAAAAGATGTTTAAAAAACTCCGGACAGCATTTAAAAAATCCGAACCTTACGCCTCCTATCTCAACCCGGAAGTAGGGCACAGGGTAAACGGTCCCGCCCTGCCTGTTTTTAAGGAAGACAACCAGAAGGTCCTGGCCCCCGTAGGGCTTCAGAAAATAGAGGAAAGCATCTACGAAGGCGGGGTTTCGGATACGGACTTCCGGTATGAAGTTGATATTACAAGGGGCATGCTGGAAGTATTGAAAAAAGACATGGAAAAGAGGGCCCTAAACCCGCAGCGTTTTTTTGTGGCCACACACCAGCAACTCTTCAGGATCATAAGTTTTTCGACCTCCGGTTTTGACACGCCCGTGAGCTATTTGAGCATGGATGAAATAGAAGTCTCACTTGATGCCCTGAGGGAAACATATAACCGGAGCATTCGCGATATTGTAAGGGAAAAGGACGATACGCTGAACAAACGGTTTCTGGAAGCGCTGGAACGGGCCGAAAATTACGCTTCTTCCCACCCGGATTTCGAAACCTTCGACCGGTTTACTTTTATCAGGGATTACATGAACCCCGTTACCCGTACCTGGGTTGACATCCGGAAAACGTCGGGAATCTGGGAAGCTTCGGATGATTTCCCTTTTAATTTCGACGCGCCCACCTTTTTTGAAGAAGATTCCTTTAACCCGGCCTATTTTACATCGAATACCAATAAAAATCCTTCCCGGGCACAAACAGAACTGGGCAAAAAACTGTTTTTCGAGCCCGGATTGTCGGCAAACGGCACTATGGCCTGTGCCACATGTCATATCCCCGAAAAAGCCTATACCGACGGTTTGGTAACGAATACCGATAACAAGGGAAAACCACTGTTGAGAAATACGCCTACACTGCTGAACGTAGCTTTCCAGAAAAGCTTCTTCTGGGACGGAAGGGCAGAAGATCTTTTGAGCCAGATATCTTCCGTATTTACTGATAAGGACGAATTCAATGTTACGGTGCATGAATTCAATACGGATATTTTAAAGGACAGTGCGTATCACGAAAAATTTAAAAAGGCCTTCGGCAATGTGCCCAAAAACAACCTGAACATTATAAAGGCCATTTCCTCTTACATCAGTACGCTGAATAATTTCGATTCAAAATTCGACAGGAATATCAGGGGGGAAGAAGCCACTTTTACCGCGGCGGAAAAACAGGGATTCAACCTGTTTATGGGAAAGGCCCTGTGTGCCACCTGTCATTTTATTCCGCTTACAAACGGTACGGTACCGCCGTTTTTTAACGATACCGAAAAAGAGGTTATCGGGGTTCCGGAAACGGCAGGTAACAATGCATTAGACGATGATTACGGCTTTTACTGGAAATACAACGAGGCCATTCACAAGGGCATGTTTAAGACGCCGACAATAAGAAATATAGCCGAAACAGCGCCTTATATGCATAACGGGGTTTACAATACCCTGGAAGAAGTCGTGAATTTTTATAACCTCGGCGGTGGCGGAGGGCTCGGTTTTGAACTTCCGCACCAAACGCTTCCTTTTGACAACCTTGACCTTACCGATGAGGAACAAAATGCCATTGTAGCCTTTATGAAAACACTTTCCGGGTCGGAAGATGTGGATAAATACTGA